In one Aggregicoccus sp. 17bor-14 genomic region, the following are encoded:
- a CDS encoding glycosyltransferase family 2 protein produces the protein MALLLLAVPALLAALYLLALTLLSGRLPVPARAPARLRFDLVVPAHNEEAGIARTVANLSALDYPAALRRIVVVADNCTDATAERARAAGAHVLVRHDAERRGKGYALEYAFARSLEEAQADAVVVVDADTVVSAGLLHAFAARLEAGARAVQAEYGVQNPDASWRTRLLTIAFALFHDVRSRARERLGLSCGLRGNGMCFALPLLRQVPHDAFSVVEDVEYGLRLGLAGQRVHYAGEVKVLGEMVAGEQGSRSQRRRWEGGRLQLMRQHGLPLLGRGLAQRSGLLVDLALDILVPPLSWLAAPALLLGALALALSLAGGHALLSLGAWGAVLAMLTLYVLRGWWLSGMGLRGLADLACAPLYVLWKLVLLLRRPQHPKGAWVRTTREGESR, from the coding sequence ATGGCGCTGCTGCTGCTCGCCGTGCCGGCGCTGCTCGCCGCGCTCTACCTGCTCGCGCTCACCCTGCTCTCGGGCCGGCTGCCGGTCCCCGCGCGCGCGCCTGCGCGGCTTCGCTTCGACCTCGTCGTGCCCGCGCACAACGAGGAGGCGGGCATCGCGCGCACCGTGGCGAACCTCTCCGCGCTCGACTACCCGGCCGCCCTGCGGCGCATCGTCGTCGTGGCGGACAACTGCACGGACGCCACCGCCGAGCGTGCGCGCGCCGCCGGGGCGCACGTGCTGGTGCGCCACGACGCCGAGCGCCGCGGCAAGGGCTACGCGCTCGAGTACGCCTTCGCCCGGAGCCTGGAGGAGGCGCAGGCGGACGCGGTGGTGGTGGTGGACGCGGACACGGTGGTGTCCGCGGGCCTGCTGCACGCCTTCGCGGCGCGGCTGGAGGCGGGCGCACGGGCGGTGCAGGCAGAGTACGGCGTGCAGAACCCGGATGCCTCCTGGCGCACGCGCCTGCTCACCATCGCCTTCGCGCTGTTCCACGACGTGCGCAGCCGTGCGCGCGAGCGCCTGGGGCTCTCCTGCGGCCTGCGCGGCAACGGCATGTGCTTCGCGCTCCCGCTGCTGCGCCAGGTCCCGCACGACGCCTTCTCCGTGGTGGAGGACGTGGAGTACGGGCTTCGCCTGGGGCTCGCGGGGCAGCGCGTGCACTACGCCGGCGAGGTGAAGGTGCTAGGAGAGATGGTGGCCGGTGAGCAGGGCTCGCGCTCGCAGCGCCGGCGCTGGGAGGGCGGGCGGCTGCAGCTGATGCGCCAGCACGGGCTGCCGCTGCTCGGCCGCGGCCTCGCGCAGCGCTCGGGCCTGCTGGTGGACCTGGCCCTGGACATCCTCGTCCCGCCGCTCTCGTGGCTCGCCGCGCCCGCGCTCCTCCTCGGGGCGCTCGCGCTCGCGCTCTCGCTCGCGGGCGGGCACGCGCTGCTGTCGCTCGGGGCCTGGGGCGCCGTCCTGGCCATGCTCACGCTGTACGTGCTGCGCGGCTGGTGGCTGTCCGGAATGGGGCTGCGCGGCCTTGCGGACCTGGCGTGCGCGCCGCTGTACGTGCTCTGGAAGCTGGTGCTGTTGCTGCGCCGCCCGCAGCACCCGAAGGGTGCGTGGGTGAGAACGACCCGCGAGGGGGAGTCCCGATGA